From the genome of Schistocerca piceifrons isolate TAMUIC-IGC-003096 chromosome 6, iqSchPice1.1, whole genome shotgun sequence:
GccaggatctccatctccactcactgtaccctcttggatggtgcctagaccacagaTTAGGACTGAACTATTCCAGGGTCCTTAAGGTCTCTGTCACTCCTTTGGTTTTTTGGCTTCTTGTACATGCCATCCTTGCAGAATTCCAGGATGCCATCATCTTCTACACTGATGATTCTAAGACAATAGATAAGGTGGGATACACTTTCATGTCTCCTACgggcttagaacaccatttattgctaGGATCATGTAGTTGTTCACAGCAGAGTTTTTAGCCATCTACAGAAACTGTCATTTTGTTTCTCACGCATCATCCTCCTcagcctatctagttcctcctttgcattttgtaactgcacctgaagggcacagattttacgctcccgctcctctatcaacttatttctactacaaattctgcatttccaggagaggatcACACTAGAATGCTtgctggcttccccactgcattccccccagtgaaaatactttgaacaaatctcacaTCGTACTCTACTACTTACCAACCTACGACAAGGCCCCCACTTCTCACTCGTGGTAAAAtgttaacagttactgaaaaaaactaaatttctgtgttatctAAATTCAATTACAATAGTAGAACtgtttaaagaattaataacagtgATCTCGAATTTCTCTCTCTACTAAAAAAGCAACTACTGTTATTAAttctactaaaccacaactaatatgaatagcacaaaaaattctcacaattTCATATCTCAAAACAAAAATTCGAGTgaccactggaacactcaatgaaattaaacatgttgaacaaaagttttactgaaatatttgactacaaacaataagaaacatcGACTGAAAACTACcatactaaatttaataaatgacttCAACGCACAAACAACTCTATAAAAAACAGTGGGCAAAAGTTTATTAAACCATTATTCCATCAGAAACAGCATGAGACACTGttaaaaactactaaatttaataactgaataacagtgcacaaacaaccTTGTCAGAACTTAAGAATCACTACATCTGCAACAGCATGCTgagaaatgtaaacacactgctaatatttggatgaatgattggaaactactaaatttaatattcgaatacagtgcaTAAAAAACATTGTTATCACTTAGCTTTAGAACCACCACACCTGCAACCATATGCCACAAAATCTAAACACACTgctcaccagttatgattctcttaaggaacatctcattctcatatGTGCAATTCAAAAGCTCTTCACATattgtgaggcgaaggtctttctggtcttgactcttgaACCGTGGGACAAATTTGGTAGCAAGACAGCACATCCAAAGATGCTGTGTCAGGGTTTGAAGACATGATCCAacaaaaatgttacattcttctgcaatttctCAGATAGTCAGTCTTTGACTGACAagcacaattttgttgacattcTTGGCATGAGCGTTGTCGGTAGATGTCAAAGGGCGTCCTAagcaagggtcatctttaacttccatctgcccatttttaaactgtgtgaaccatttgtaacaccaagtatggctcAAGCActtatcaccataggcttcctgcatcgttTAATGTGTCGgtgtaaatgttttcttgagtttcatgcaaaatttaatgcagacatatTGCTCCTATAATAttaccatctcgaaattcgcacaCTGTATGATTCAGcactctactcaatacagcactgaacaataactaacagacatacaacagtgaaacttccggcagttacacattgaacacaagcatgtgcagggatgccaactgcgtTTCGCTCCAATAAACCACTGGCGCTAAATTGCGAATGTTCCATAATTTCTTGAACAGACCTCTACAATAACAGGAAAAAGTATTCATACACTGTTGTTGATGAAGAATAACTTTGAAGATCAAAAACATAAATGTTTTTGGTAAACTAACAGTGTTGTGTTTCCTTCCTAATTTGCACATATGAAAGGATTGGCCTTACACTACTTGATACGTAAACATAGAAATGACTAACAAACCACTTGCAGCAAAGAATGCCTTCAGCAGCAAGCTGTGCCTCATGCATGTTGGTTCTGGTAAAGCGGTGAATGTCGTGCACAGCAAAATGGGCCACAAACAGATGGAAACAACTTTAGAGGAAGGGCAGATAGCTATCTCCCAATATGAAAAGGGAAGATCATTTTCAGAAATAGGTGATATTATTAGCAGAAGCCAGGCAACTATACAGTCCATAATATTGAGGAAGAAATTCTCTCATTAATAATGAGAGAAGAGAGTGACGATAGTAGCTAACACAAAGAGaatgaatattcaagaaaggcaataggagtaatccataaaattacaggcccatatcattaatgtcaatatgcaggaggtttttggaacatatatagtgtttgaacattatgaattaccttaacGAGAAtgctctattgacacacagtcaacacagtttTAGAAAACATCAGTCTTTTGAAACACAAGTATCTCGttactcacatgaaatgttgagtgctgttgacaagggatttcaaattgattccgtatttcaggatttccactaggcttttgacactgtagctcacaagcagcttgtgattttgtctcagttatctgactggattcatgatttcctgtcagagagatcacagtttgtaATAAGTGataaaaagtcatcgagtaaaacagaagtgatttctgatgttcccagaggtagtgttataggccctcttctgCTCCTCATCTGTATaaatgatataggagacaatctgagcagccatcgtcagttgtttgcaaatgatgctgtcatttgtctTCTAGTatagtcatcagaaggtcaaaacaaatcacagaatgatttagaaaaaatatctgcatggtgcgaaaattggcacttAACCTTAAGTAgtaaaaagcgtgaggtcatccacgagTTCTAAAACAAATTCCCTAAATTTTGCTTACacaataaatcattcaaatctaaaggccttaaattcaactaaatacttaggaattacaattacaaacaacttaaattggaaataacatatagaaaatgttgagggaaagctaacaaaaaactgtgttttattggcaaaatACTTCAAAGATGCAACAGATATGCTAAAGAGACCGGCTACACAACACTTGTCCACCATCTTTtgtagtactgctgtgtggtgttggatccttatcagataggattagtggagtacatcaagaaagttcaaagaagagcagtacattttgtgttactgagaaataggggagagagtgtcacagacatgatacaggatttggggtaggcATAATTAAAACAAGGGCATTTCTCATTgtagcaggatcttctcatgaaatttcaatcaccaactttcacctccaaatacaaaaatattttgttgacgccaaactACATAGctagaaatgatcattataataaaataagggaaattagaactcaCACGGAATGAAATAGGTGTTTTTTGCGCACTGTTCAAGAGTGAAATAACATAGATTTATTGTGAAGGGGTTCAGTGTtctcctgccaggcacttaaatgtgatttgcagagtgtctgtatagatgtagatgttaataagGATGGTCAAAAAGACCATACATTGTCAGCTTCTGCATTGTCTGCATGTGTTGATGATCTGTTCAGGAAGGAAGTCATATCAAGGGCTGTTAACTATATCTTAACTACTGCAGGTTATATATCTAGAGTATTTAGAAGAAAACCTCAGCAAGAACAATAAGAAATTGAAGCTTGAATTTGTTCGAGAGCATATAAGCGAGAACACAAATTTCTGGTACAAAGAACTGTTCGCAGACGAAAGtaaattgtggtcttcagtccagagaccggtttgatgcagctctccgtgctaccctatcctgtgcaagcttactTCATCtcgaagtaactactgcaccctacatccttctgaatctgcttagtgcatgcatctcttggtctctctctacaatttttaccctccacactggcctCTGATATAAATTGgtgattgcttgatgcctcagaacatgtcctaccagccaatctctccttctaatcaagttgtgccacaaattcctcttctctccaattctattcagtacctcctcattagttatgtgatctatccatgtaatcttcagcattcttctgtagcaccacatttcaaaagcttctattctcttcttgtccaaactatttatcggccatgtttcacttccatacatggctacactccatacaaatactttcagaaacgacttcctgacacttaaatcgatacttgatgttaacaaatttttcttttttagaaacactttccttgccattgccagtctacattttatatcctctctacttcgaccatcatcagttattttgctcctcaaatagcaaaactgctttactactttaagtgtctcatttcctaatctaattccctcagcatcacacgacttaatttgactacattccattatcctcattttgcttttgttgatgttcatcttttatcctcctttcaagacactgtccattccattcaactgctcttccaagtcctttgctgtctgacagaattacaatgccatcggcaaacctcaaagtttttatttcttctacatggtttttaattcgtactccaaatttttcttttctttcctttactacttgcttaatatacagattgaataacattgaggataggctacaaccctgtctcactcccttcccaaccactgctttcctttcatgcccctcttataactgccgtctggtttctgtacaaattgtaaatagccttttgctccctgtatttgatccctgccaccttcaaaatttgaaagagagcaccccagtcaacattgtcaaaagttttctctaaatctacaaatgccagaaatgtaggtttgtctttccttaatctatcttctaaaataagtcgtaaggtcagtattgcctcacatgttccaacatttctacggaatccaaactgatattccccaaggtcggcttctaccagtttttccattcacctgtaaagaattcgtgttagtattttgcagctatgacttattaaactgatagtttggtaattttcacatggtaattttcacacctgtcaacacctgctttctttgggattggaattattatattcttcttgaagtctgagggtatttcgcctgtctcctacatcttgctcaccagatggttgagttttgtcaggtctgtctctcccaagactatcagtagttctaatggaatgttgtctactcccagggccttgttttgactcaggtctttcagtgctctggcaactcatcacgcagtatcgtatctcccatttcatcttcatctacatcctcttccatttccataatattgccctcctgtacatcaccattgtatagaccctctatgtactccttccacctttctgctttcccttctttgcttagaactggttttccatctgagctcttgatattcatacaagtggttctcttttcctgtaggcagtatctatcttacacctagtgacagtaaattaaattaaattgagTGTATATGTAAATGATGGCAGAATTTTGGTGTAGAGATGACCAAATACTGAGCTGAATCACAATCACATTCAACCCATGGTGAAGCAAGGTGATATAAGAATGATGATATGGGGATGTATGGCTATATCTGGTAACATGGATAGATTTCAGTATTTAAATATCCTAaaggaacatctgcaaaaaaatgttGATAGCATGGGTTTAGGCACAATTTACTACTTTCAACAAGACACTGGCATTAAGCATACTGTGGAAAGTGTTCATCTGTATTGTTGTACCAAACTCCCCATGTTCTCAAGTTTCTAATGCAGTCCTTAATCTGACTGAATGTCTCTTTGGAGTACGCTTGAAGGAACTGTCAGAAAACATGAATTACAAAGAAAGACTGGTCTGAAACAATGTCTACAACAAGAATGGCAAAGTATCACTTCAGAGGCTACTGAAAATCTGTTTCATTCTATGCCAAAGAGGTTAACAGAAGTGATCCACAGGGGAGGAATGCATACAGGGGTATTGTCATTATATTTATGTAAATTATAATTTTCTTTGCattataattttctttgtatgaCTACTTTTCCCATACTGTTTGAAGCCACttggtacagaatttttatttactttttgcagaAGACTAATTTAGTTAATCCTTTTATAGGTACAGGTTATGGAGGATACCCCATACTGTTAGTTTGCCAAAGCACATCCTTGGCTGTGATTTttaactctagtaaataaagttATTCTACATGAGTAATGGTATACGAATCCTTTTTCACCATGACAGTAGCTTGGCATAGTTTTCAACAGTTGTTTTGATACCTTTATGATACAGAACTTGTAAAACATATAAATAGTGTTGGTTTTGTTTGTTAATACAAACATATTCGTCTTGTTTACAGGATCGACTGAACAAAGTTCATTTGCTGATAGAGAAAGAGTCAGCACGGCGACGAGCTTTACTTGAGCCAACGCCAAGTACTTCACCACTGGAGGCAACAAACCCTTCAATACAGTGAAGGATATCTTATATCAGATGCAGATGCATATGCATCTTTTATTTGTTGTGATTATTTGATTGTGATAGGACTTTCTTGCtttgttaaaatattttgaatTGTCCAACTGGGCATTTCAGCATGGTGTAATTGTGGACATTTACCTTCTGCACATAGCATTTTTATTAGGAAACTGGGGAACTGATTTTCTGCTTGCTGTTCTAAAATGAGCAAGTATGAATTCAAAATTATCACACCATCACTTTCACATATGTCAAGTTGTGATTTTGAAGCTGTTTATGAACCAGCTGAGGATACATTTTTGCTTATTGATGCCTTGGAAGATGATCTACAGTTAATCAGTACACTCAAACCCTCAGTGTGCTTGGAAGTTGGAAGTGGTTCTGGGGCTATAATTACAGCTATATCTATGTTTCTTGGTAACAGCTGTCACTGCATGGCTACAGATATCAGTTTTGTGGCTTGTAAAGCAACACAGAAAACAAGTCTCTATAACAGCGCAAATGTTGATACAATAAATGCTGATTTGGCCAGTGCTGTAGTACTTCGGGGAGTAGTGGACATATTGATATTTAATCCTCCATATGTTGTAACTCCTTCAGAAGAGATAAGCTCATGTGGCAGAAGTGATGACATAACACGCTCTTGGGCTGGCGGATTGAAAGGAAGGGAGGTTAGTATCTATTTTATTATGCAAACTTTGTTCCCTTTTCTGTAAATACATAAAAGTTGTAAGGCAGATTTTTAGATTCAGTCACAATAAGAGTTTTTGAGACATTTGAAGCCATTGTCTATACTGATGATATCATTTTTTTTTCTACGGCTCAGTCACAACAGTGAGAATagccaacaagaaaaaaaaatctacttaACTAGTTGCAGCCATAGTTAAAATATAATGCAATACtaaaataacatattttatttagttgATGTGATGTGGAATGTGTgaatttatttatgtaaataattcaTTTTCTCAGTTAGTATATGGCACAATTTACTGTAGTGGCTTGGATTTATGTTTTCATGTTTCCAGTGAATGTAATCCTATTGCAGATTTATATTTATTGATATTTATTCAACAAAACACACTCATGAGTTGAGGGGGGGGGGCGCACGGTGAGCAGCAGgcatgccccccccccttccccagcgaATCAAATTTATATCTCCACATTACCTGCATCATAAAATTAAAGATTGTGACATATCATTTGTAAGACTATACAGATGCTAACAAATTTATGTATGTAATTCAGGGTGTCCCTCATAAGTCATCAGGCACATTTTGTGTGATGTTTTGGAAGTACTTGCAATTTTGGTTTTGCaatgtgtaactggagtcagcccaaacaaatactgctcactgCATCTTTCATGCAATGCCCAGCATTGATTGAGAGTGTCAGTTTGTTCcccattacaaagaaaatgatttttaaaagcaGGATTTTACATGCCCATTTGACAGAGCAATTCAAAGTAGTCTAGCACGATTTTCATTTTACTAACATGTATCAACAGGACAGAAATATACGAGGAATAATGAGTtctccagcagtgacagcactgcCCTGTCGTGCACTGAATGCTACCACCATACAGAAGCATGCTGCTAAGTTGCTGTTGGAGTACCAATTATTCCTTGTGTCTTAGTATACCTGGTAATATGTATCAGTAAAATGAGTGTCAAATGAGCACAtaaaatttcaaattaaaaatcattttgtttgaaatGGGAAACAAACTAGtgcattccattgacactggttGTTGTGTGAAACATATGATCATCAGTACTTGTTTGGACTGACACCAGCTACACATTcgaaaaatgaaattgaaaaatcTGCAAAACACCATGGAAAATACGtctgacaactcttaggagagacacaatATGTATGGTGTTAGCTTACATTAAGGGCCAGTAGGAGCGGGTGACTAAATTAGTGGATACATTCAGATTAGCTTGTGCAAAGTAACTTTGCATCTGTGCAGAAATACATTCTCATTCTCACTACTGGACAAGTTGACCCCTTTGTTCTGAAATGGAGTCCACTTTAATTTACTGTCACCAGGTTAGCTATGTGCTCCATCCATTAGAAAAgattgttgcagttgtttacactcCGATTTTCTTATTTGGTACTCTAATCAGAGATTGCTGACTTGTCAAAGTATTGGTCTTAATGACATAAACTGCTAATATGATTGTTTCCAGACTCACTGTAAGACTGCATGATGACAGTTGCTCTTCATGTTGAAAAATCTCATCGCATACTTTGTCCTCCCCATGAGTCAATTAATAAAGGAAACTTGTTCCCCCACATGTAAAGTTCAGTCACGTAAATATATTATATCGAGCATTACCTCAGTTTACTTGCATTATAAgtaacacaaaaattgaaaataaaaaagaaaaagcatGGGGGCTCAATCCTGTGACTATCGGGTTACTGTTACACTCACTTTCTGCTGTGCCAGTCATTACCTCGAGTCATGCCTTACCTGACTCACGCCAAATCTGCTGTTTCTTTTCCAAACTTtcagccatctggagctcccactgttgtcattttcatttctggccaaATTTGGATGAAATCAGTGATAAGTAGGTGTCGTTCCCTTATAAGTGAGATATGTTGAGTATTCTTGAAAACACAGATGTTGAATCAGAGAGTGACTGATCAGATTCAGACAATGATTTTCTGTCAGATACAGCTTTATGACAAAAATAGTTTGGTTGAGGGGGAGCTATTGTCAGCAGAGATTGCTCTATCTCGATTCTCTCCACAATAGTCTCGGGAGTCAACTGCCACACAACAGTGGAGTTGGCTGCTAAAGATGAAATGGAATGGAAAATAACTAACAAGCCATTGCCAGGAAGAGGTGCTGCTTTGAATGTCCTGAAGAAAAGATAGCCCACTCCATATGTGTGCTACTGAGTGGACAGTTCCATCACCGATGCTTTCCGACTTAGTTAAGATATTCTATGCTGTGTATCTTAGAAAACATACTACACGTAATCAAATGCTCAgaaagaaatgaaaaccacagattgGACTGTGTTGTTGCAGGAATCGAAGGCAGTGATTGCTGTAATGTGCTTCAGAGGTGTTCTTTGTGCCACAGATGTTTCCTTAGATGACCTTTAGTTGTATTTTTGGGAGCCTAAAAGACAGGGATTCCGCCAACTTGTCAGATTCGTTTTCTTCGAAAAGAAGCCATTGTGAGCTCAATGCATTCCTGCAAATAAGTTCTATCTATTTCTGAAAAGTGGAACAAGCTTATGGAAAACTGTTTCCGCAGTTACAATTCTGGTGAAAATATTGCAATTGATGAGCAGTTACAGATAAGTGCAGGTTTACCCAGTTTAATCCAAACTGACCTAATAATTATGGACTTAGCTGCAGGCATCAAAGTACATTTGCAGTGCATTCCTATAAGTCAGTAAGGAGGAAGGCCAAGCATACAACTATCCATTGGGAGAGTAGTCATTCTTTGCCTTGTGGGGCTATTTCTAAACCAGGGAAGGGATGTAACAACAGACAACTTTTTCACATCCTTTCATCTTGCAAAGAATCTTCAAAACAAGAAAGTGTCATTAGTGGAACAATGAACAAGATTTGCAATCCCCAGTTGCTCGATAAACAACTGTTCCGAATTATTCATCCATCTTGGGAAACACTGATAAAGCACAATGCACCCTGGCAGTATGCCAAGGGAAGAAGagtaagatgttgagtcacagataggcataatgaaaagactgtcaaacaagcaagcttttggccaaatggcCCTCTTCCCAACTAGACAGTACACActcacacatgcaaatgcaactctcatacacatgaccactatctccagcTGCAGAGGCTCATCAGCCAGAgagtgtggtcatgtgtgtgtgtgagagagatgcacattcgtgcgtgtgtgtgtgtgtgtgtgtgtgtgtgtgtgtgtgtgtgtgtgtgtgtgtctttgttgttggtccccccccccccccccccccctcctaattcCTAATTTGGAAGGAGGTCTTTTTTGTGTGCCTGTCTGACTCAACGTCtccactatattgtgagtagcaatctatcctttttatcgtattgtcattattccattccaGATTTTCCTTTGTTTGCAGAAGAAGATTAATAATGCTATTATCATAACTGTACATCATGAAGTGTCAGggagtaaagaaagaaagaaagaaacaagaaactgTTTCCTTCTATAATACCATGGAATTTGATGTGGTTTCATTGATCAAATGATTCATAAACCCTCAACTGTGGTTGCTTGCAGGAGATACAATAACATAGACAAGGGGCACTAAATGTATGTATCATATGTATCATCCACAACCAAATGACGAAAACTAATCTGAAAAGGCAAGCATACATTCTTGAGCTTGTAGATGAATTCATGGGCAGTAAAGAACAAAGAGCAGGACAACaacaagaaattgaagaagtgactGTATACgtggtttaatgtatcctttgtctGGCAGCAAAGAGCAGATGACAAGGTTAAAGATAAATGAATCTGCTCAACAGTAATTATTTAGTTAGATATTCTATGAATCATTGTGCATTATAAATTGTAATgatatggaacaagtcattttacattcacattacaaattaatttgttaatatgactacatgctgaacattcatagggtacttaaaaaaaacacagatGTGAGTTACTAGTTCCTACCCACCAAATTTTagaaattacaataacagaaaatcTTCTGtggtacagaaggagttgtcaaggagaaactttttcaagttgttttaaaatttttcttgtacTAAATACAATCTTAATGTGTAGTAATGAGTGTCATTCTTCCTTCTGTTATTGCAATTATATACatcgttgttccttttgaactgtagtggctcatttacaacaaacttcatgagggagtaAATATGCCGTGAAGTAGCGGTCTGAATgttcaactccttaaacagatgtcttcaaGATATCATGGGTGAGCACTACATATTATTGTTACAGTACGTTTTTGAGCAACAAAGACTTTCTTTTGTAAAGACGAGTTActacagaacattattccatatgacattatttaatgaaagtatgcaaaatatgtcaacttactgatttttttctctccccaagatttacaatgattctaagtgcaaagtttttttagaagttccaaaatgtgctttttcttgTTTAAATCCTGATCAGTATGGAAgcttaagaattttgaagtttcaaccctatttattatttcctcgcgatgtgttacatttatcattggtGTAATATAGATGTGCAGCACTGGATgtcttgtgtctttttaaaattgatggCGAGACCAATCGTAGAAAAACAACAGTACACAGTGCGCAAGTAAAGGATTGCTGTCTTAACGACACATCACAAAAGTGATGATATGACATACTGAATTTAAATCCACATATCAAATATTTAATTACTCCTTTAATTACTGACTTCCTCCCCTGAAAAATAAAATAGCCACCGTTTGTCTGATTGATGAGTTTATCGGGCTGTGGGTATTGCTGTGCATACCATTCTTCGATAAACGAATTGACCTTGAAAAGTATTAATTTAGTTTCCACCTTAAGTAGTGGTAGTAACACTGATTCAGACTTCATTTTAAAAGATGCTGGACCTGTTTGAAGTGAAATGCTTAAAACAGCAAGACACAGTATATGATCGATCTGATAGCTTTTGAACAATGTATGGCACCCATCCTGAAACACCTTTTTCTATAACAgaaaatatataatataaaaacATGTGAGAAATCTGTAAGGTGCAACATTGATTGTACTCACAGTTGCAAATAATTAATTGTTGTTCAGAGTAAATCAGAAGGAACAAGCAAAATAGAAAAGTAAGCAGGAAATCCTTCTTGTGTTTTGACAACTGATAGTAGCTTTTTCTTATGTATTGATATAATTATCATAAATTGTTTTAATGATTTAGGTTATCATTGCTTTTACTTAGTTGTCAGAATGTAAACATTTTTATCTTCAATTTGtacaaatatatttcattatcatagaaagaataaaataaaaatatatattttgtatcattttaCTTTGTATGCTTTACCGGACAAATCAAAAAGCAAAAGAAGTGTCATAGTGGAATACGCAAAGGTAATAAGACCAAAGACATCTGTGAGAAATGTGAAAAAGCTGTCGATCGaagagcgatatatatatatatatatatacacacacacacacacacacacacacacacacacacacacacacacacagggtgagtcacctaacattaccgctggatatatttcgtaaaccacatcaaatactgacgaattgattccacagaccgaacgtgaggagaggggctagtgtaattggttaatacaaaccataaaaaaatgcacggaagtatgttttttaacacaaacctacgtttttttttaatggaaccccgttaattttgttagcacatctgaacattaaacaaatacgtaatcagtgccgtttgttgcattgtaaaatgttaactacatccggagatattgtaacctaaagttgacgcttgagtaccactcctccgctgttcgatcgtgtgtatcggagagcactgaattacgtagggatccaaagggaacggtgatggaccttaggtacagaagagactggaacagcacattacgtccacatgctaacacctttttattggtctttttcactgacacacatgtacattaccatgaggggtgaggtacacgtacacacgtggtttccattttcaattacggagtggaatagtgtgtgtcccgacatgtcaggccaatagatgttcaatgtggtggccattatttgctacacacaattgcaatctctggcataatgaatgtcgtgcacgccgcagtacatctggtgtaatgtcgccgcaggctgccacagtatGTTGTTTCAtacctctggggttgtaggcacatcacggtacacattctcctttaatgtactccacagaaagaagtccagaggtgtaagatgaggagaacgggctgaccaatttatgcgtcctccacgtcctatgaaatgcccgtcgaaca
Proteins encoded in this window:
- the LOC124802695 gene encoding methyltransferase N6AMT1, which produces MSKYEFKIITPSLSHMSSCDFEAVYEPAEDTFLLIDALEDDLQLISTLKPSVCLEVGSGSGAIITAISMFLGNSCHCMATDISFVACKATQKTSLYNSANVDTINADLASAVVLRGVVDILIFNPPYVVTPSEEISSCGRSDDITRSWAGGLKGREVMDRIFSQVPLLLSETGVFYLLVISDNCPSEIEKIMNSVGFSMNILMQRKIRGEHLLVLRFRRAAA